In the Mycolicibacterium thermoresistibile genome, one interval contains:
- the irtA gene encoding mycobactin import ATP-binding/permease protein IrtA: MARGFQGVMLRGLGARDHQATVVDKEYIAPHFVRVRLVSPTLFDEVIVEPTSWLRFWFPDPDGSDTEFQRAYTITESDPETGRFAVDMVLHEPAGPASTWARTVEPGATIAVMSMGSRGFSVPEDPEDRPVGYLLIGDSASTPAINGIIEVVPHDIPIELYLEQHHDDDVLIPLAEHPRLRVHRVSRDDASSLAAALELRDWSNWYCWAGPEAGALKQVRTRLRDEFGFPKREVYAQAYWTEGRAMGSSRGETSTPAKPAAKTAPAKAAAKPAAASGAGTPEHAAAPAAATTGAPQAAPAPGAAQPRTPVRGRWRAEAGSRLLAPLKKPLIVSGVLQALITLIELAPFVLLVELARLLLGGAEAERLWTLGLTAVSLIGLGAVLAAAMTLWLHRVDARFAHELRGRLLTKLSRLPLGWFTRRGSASTKQLVQDDTLALHYLITHAIPDAVAAVVAPVAVLVYLFVADWRVALVLFIPVLVYLVLMSVMTIQSGSKIAQAPRWAERMGGEAGAFLEGQPVIRIFGGAAASRFRRRLDDYIDFLVSWQRPFVGKKTLMDLVTRPATFLWIILVAGVPLVVTGRMDPVNLLPFLLLGTTFGARLLGIGYGLSGIQTGMLAARRIQTVLDEPELVVRDRTGQAGTDHASGDQARPGTVELDRVSFEYRPGVPVIRDVTLTLRPGTVTALVGPSGSGKSTLAALVARFHDVTQGAIRVDGRDIRTLTADELYRRVGFVLQDAQLVHGSVAENIALAEPDAGLERIRTAARDAQIHDRITRMPDGYDSVLGAGSALSGGERQRVTIARAILADTPVLVLDEATAFADPESEYLVQQAINRLTRDRTVLVIAHRLHTITHADQIVVLDDGRIVEVGTHDELLAAGGRYRGLWDSGRYSSPDAGRPVSADAVEVGR, encoded by the coding sequence ATGGCACGCGGATTTCAGGGTGTGATGCTGCGCGGGCTCGGTGCCCGCGACCATCAGGCCACCGTCGTCGACAAGGAGTACATCGCCCCGCATTTCGTGCGGGTACGGCTGGTGTCGCCGACGCTGTTCGACGAGGTGATCGTCGAACCCACCTCCTGGTTGCGGTTCTGGTTCCCCGATCCGGACGGGTCCGACACCGAGTTCCAGCGCGCCTACACGATCACCGAATCCGACCCGGAGACCGGCCGGTTCGCGGTGGACATGGTGCTGCACGAACCCGCCGGGCCGGCCTCGACATGGGCCCGCACCGTCGAGCCCGGCGCCACCATCGCGGTCATGTCGATGGGGTCGCGGGGTTTCAGCGTCCCGGAGGACCCCGAGGACCGGCCGGTCGGCTATCTGCTCATCGGGGACTCGGCCTCGACCCCGGCGATCAACGGCATCATCGAGGTGGTTCCGCACGACATCCCGATCGAGCTGTACCTCGAACAGCATCACGACGACGATGTGCTGATCCCGCTGGCCGAGCACCCGCGGTTGCGGGTGCACCGGGTGTCCCGCGACGATGCGTCCTCGCTCGCGGCGGCCCTGGAGCTCCGGGACTGGTCGAACTGGTACTGCTGGGCCGGCCCGGAGGCCGGCGCGCTCAAACAGGTCCGCACCCGGTTGCGCGACGAATTCGGTTTCCCGAAGCGGGAGGTCTACGCCCAGGCCTACTGGACCGAGGGCCGGGCGATGGGCTCCTCCCGCGGCGAGACGTCCACACCCGCGAAACCCGCCGCGAAGACTGCACCCGCGAAAGCCGCCGCGAAGCCTGCCGCCGCGAGCGGGGCGGGCACCCCCGAGCACGCGGCCGCCCCGGCGGCGGCCACCACGGGCGCTCCCCAGGCTGCGCCGGCCCCGGGTGCCGCGCAGCCGCGCACACCGGTGCGTGGCCGCTGGCGCGCCGAGGCGGGCAGCCGGTTGCTGGCCCCGCTGAAGAAGCCGCTGATCGTCTCCGGGGTGTTGCAGGCCCTGATCACCCTCATCGAACTGGCGCCGTTCGTGCTGCTGGTCGAACTGGCCCGGCTGCTGCTCGGCGGTGCGGAGGCGGAACGGCTGTGGACGCTGGGTCTGACCGCCGTGTCGCTGATCGGGCTGGGCGCCGTCCTGGCCGCCGCGATGACGCTGTGGCTGCACCGCGTCGACGCCCGATTCGCCCATGAGTTGCGCGGCCGGTTGCTGACCAAGTTGTCGCGGTTGCCGCTGGGGTGGTTCACCCGGCGCGGGTCGGCGTCGACCAAACAACTCGTCCAGGACGACACCCTGGCCCTGCACTATCTGATCACCCACGCCATCCCGGATGCGGTCGCGGCCGTCGTCGCCCCGGTGGCCGTGCTGGTCTACCTGTTCGTGGCCGACTGGCGGGTGGCGCTGGTGCTGTTCATTCCGGTGCTGGTCTATCTCGTGCTGATGTCGGTGATGACGATCCAGTCCGGATCGAAGATCGCCCAGGCGCCCCGCTGGGCCGAGCGCATGGGCGGGGAGGCGGGCGCCTTCCTCGAGGGCCAGCCGGTGATCCGGATCTTCGGCGGCGCCGCGGCCTCCCGGTTCCGCCGCCGGCTCGACGACTACATCGACTTCCTGGTGTCCTGGCAACGCCCGTTCGTCGGGAAGAAGACGCTGATGGACCTGGTGACCAGGCCGGCGACCTTCCTGTGGATCATCCTGGTCGCCGGGGTGCCGCTGGTGGTCACCGGCCGGATGGATCCGGTGAACCTGCTGCCGTTCCTGTTGCTGGGCACCACCTTCGGCGCCCGGCTGCTGGGCATCGGCTACGGGTTGAGCGGCATCCAGACCGGGATGCTGGCCGCCCGCAGGATCCAGACCGTCCTGGACGAACCCGAACTCGTCGTCCGGGACCGGACCGGCCAGGCCGGGACCGATCACGCCTCCGGCGATCAGGCCCGACCGGGCACCGTCGAACTCGACCGGGTCAGCTTCGAATACCGGCCGGGTGTCCCGGTGATCCGGGATGTGACGCTGACGCTGCGTCCGGGCACGGTGACCGCGCTGGTCGGGCCGTCCGGATCGGGTAAATCGACGCTGGCCGCCCTGGTGGCCCGGTTCCACGATGTGACCCAGGGCGCGATCCGGGTGGACGGCCGCGACATCCGGACCCTGACCGCCGACGAGTTGTACCGCCGGGTCGGGTTCGTGTTGCAGGACGCCCAGCTCGTGCACGGCAGCGTCGCGGAGAACATCGCGCTGGCCGAACCGGACGCCGGTCTCGAGCGGATCCGGACGGCCGCGCGGGACGCCCAGATCCACGACCGGATCACCCGGATGCCCGACGGCTACGACAGCGTGCTGGGCGCCGGATCGGCGCTGTCCGGGGGTGAGCGGCAGCGGGTGACGATCGCCCGTGCCATCCTGGCCGACACCCCGGTGCTGGTGCTCGACGAGGCCACCGCGTTCGCCGATCCGGAATCGGAATACCTGGTGCAGCAGGCGATCAACCGGCTGACCAGGG
- a CDS encoding cytochrome P450 — protein MTAGVSQTPVRFTLSTAATWSDPWPMYAALRDHDPVHHVVPEHRPEHDYYVLSRHADVWRAARDHETFSSARGLTVNYDELELIGLADNPPFVMQDPPVHTEFRKLVSRGFTPRQVTAVEPAVRRFVVERIERLRADGGGDIVAELFKPLPSMVVAHYLGVPESDRAQFDRWTDAIVAANTGADGVMGAGAAVGEMMAYFTELIEYRRREPADDTISHLVAAGVDPLPVLAFTFTMVTGGNDTTTGMLGGTMQLLHRRPDQRRLLVERPELIADAVDEFLRLTSPVQGLARTSTRDVTIGDTTIPAGRKVLLLYASANRDEREFGPDAAELDVTRRPRNILTFSHGAHFCLGAAAARMQSRVALTELLVRCPEFSVDEDGITWADGGYVRRPLTLPVRIPGQAPRR, from the coding sequence ATGACAGCAGGTGTGTCTCAGACGCCGGTTCGGTTCACCCTGTCCACCGCCGCCACCTGGTCGGATCCGTGGCCGATGTACGCCGCGTTGCGCGACCACGACCCGGTACATCACGTGGTGCCCGAGCACCGGCCCGAACACGACTACTACGTGCTGTCACGGCATGCCGACGTGTGGCGTGCCGCCCGGGATCACGAGACGTTCTCGTCGGCGCGGGGCCTGACCGTCAACTACGACGAGCTCGAGCTGATCGGGCTGGCCGACAACCCGCCGTTCGTGATGCAGGATCCGCCGGTCCACACCGAGTTCCGCAAACTGGTGTCCCGCGGCTTCACCCCGCGGCAGGTGACAGCGGTGGAACCGGCGGTGCGCCGGTTCGTCGTCGAACGGATCGAACGGCTGCGGGCCGACGGCGGCGGCGACATCGTCGCCGAACTGTTCAAACCGCTGCCGTCCATGGTGGTCGCCCACTACCTCGGGGTGCCGGAATCCGACCGCGCCCAGTTCGACCGCTGGACCGACGCCATCGTGGCAGCCAACACCGGCGCCGACGGTGTCATGGGCGCCGGCGCGGCGGTCGGTGAGATGATGGCGTACTTCACCGAGCTCATCGAGTACCGCCGCCGCGAACCCGCCGACGACACCATTTCGCACCTCGTCGCCGCCGGGGTGGACCCGCTGCCGGTGCTGGCGTTCACCTTCACCATGGTCACCGGCGGCAACGACACCACCACCGGCATGCTCGGCGGGACGATGCAACTCCTGCACCGCCGGCCCGATCAGCGCCGCCTGCTGGTCGAACGACCGGAACTGATCGCCGACGCGGTGGACGAGTTCCTCCGGCTCACCTCCCCGGTGCAGGGGCTGGCCCGCACCTCCACCCGGGACGTCACGATCGGCGACACCACCATCCCGGCCGGCCGCAAGGTGTTGCTGCTGTACGCGTCGGCCAACCGCGATGAACGCGAATTCGGCCCGGATGCAGCCGAACTCGACGTCACCCGCCGGCCCCGCAACATCCTGACGTTCAGCCACGGCGCCCATTTCTGCCTCGGTGCGGCCGCGGCCCGCATGCAGTCACGGGTGGCGCTGACCGAGCTGCTGGTTCGCTGCCCGGAGTTCAGCGTCGACGAGGACGGGATCACCTGGGCCGACGGCGGCTATGTGCGCCGCCCGCTGACGCTGCCGGTCCGGATACCCGGTCAGGCGCCGCGCCGATGA
- a CDS encoding acyltransferase family protein: MTVRRGGELTEPDVVQGGLESISRAERVASLTGIRAVAALLVVLTHAAYTTGRYPQGYLGLVYSRMEIGVPIFFVLSGFLLFGPWVRAAAERRPAPSVKRYAWRRVRRIMPAYVVTVLAAYAVYHFRDAGPNPGHTWEGLLRNLTHTQIYTDNYLYSYLHQGLTQMWSLAVEVAFYAVLPLLAYLLLVVVCRRRWRPGLLLTGLAVLAAISPAWLYLVHTVDWLPDGARLWLPTYLIWFLGGMMLAALQPMGVRAYALVCIPLALICYFIVATPIGGEPTTSPNELWEAWAKTGFYTVIATLMVAPLALGNKGWYSRVLGSRPMVFLGEISYEIFLIHLILMEVAMVEILRSPVYTGSMFWLFVWTMVLTIPLAWLLHRFTRVRDQ, encoded by the coding sequence ATGACGGTTCGTCGGGGCGGTGAGCTGACCGAGCCGGACGTCGTCCAGGGCGGGTTGGAGTCGATCTCCCGGGCCGAACGGGTCGCATCCCTGACCGGGATCCGGGCGGTGGCGGCGCTGCTGGTGGTGCTCACCCACGCCGCCTACACCACCGGCCGCTATCCACAGGGCTATCTCGGGCTGGTGTACTCCCGGATGGAGATCGGCGTGCCGATCTTCTTCGTGCTGTCGGGCTTCCTGTTGTTCGGGCCGTGGGTGCGGGCCGCGGCCGAACGCCGGCCCGCACCGTCGGTCAAGCGCTACGCGTGGCGGCGGGTGCGCCGCATCATGCCGGCCTATGTCGTCACCGTGCTGGCCGCCTACGCCGTCTATCACTTCCGCGACGCGGGCCCCAACCCGGGCCACACCTGGGAGGGATTGCTGCGCAATCTGACCCACACCCAGATCTACACCGACAACTACCTGTATTCGTACCTGCACCAGGGGCTCACCCAGATGTGGAGCCTGGCGGTGGAGGTGGCGTTCTATGCGGTGCTGCCGTTGTTGGCGTACCTGCTGCTGGTGGTGGTGTGCCGGCGGCGGTGGCGGCCCGGGCTGCTGCTGACGGGGTTGGCCGTGCTGGCGGCGATCAGCCCGGCCTGGCTGTATCTGGTGCACACCGTGGACTGGCTGCCCGACGGTGCGCGACTGTGGCTGCCCACCTACCTGATCTGGTTCCTCGGCGGCATGATGCTCGCCGCACTGCAGCCGATGGGGGTGCGCGCCTATGCGCTGGTGTGCATCCCGCTGGCGCTGATCTGCTACTTCATCGTCGCCACCCCGATCGGCGGTGAACCGACCACCTCACCGAACGAACTGTGGGAGGCGTGGGCCAAGACCGGCTTCTACACCGTGATCGCCACCCTGATGGTCGCGCCGTTGGCGCTGGGCAACAAGGGCTGGTATTCGCGCGTCCTGGGCAGCCGGCCGATGGTGTTCCTCGGCGAGATCTCCTACGAGATCTTCCTGATCCACCTGATCCTGATGGAAGTGGCGATGGTGGAGATCCTGCGCAGCCCGGTCTACACCGGATCGATGTTCTGGTTGTTCGTCTGGACGATGGTGCTGACCATCCCGCTGGCATGGCTCCTGCACCGGTTCACCCGGGTCCGCGATCAGTGA
- a CDS encoding TetR/AcrR family transcriptional regulator, giving the protein MTGNWLADRRTEVAAERILDAAHELFTRHDAATVGMRDIARAAGCSRATLYRYFDSREALHTAYVHREARRLYRELGPRLAAIGDPQNRLIEGILAALDAVRENPALSSWFAAGHRPVGAELADRSEVIHGLVAGFLRSQGFDDDGRRARWLVRVIVSLLLFPGRDEAEERALLEDFVVPAVAQATE; this is encoded by the coding sequence ATGACCGGGAACTGGTTGGCCGACCGGCGCACCGAGGTGGCGGCCGAACGCATCCTCGACGCCGCCCACGAACTGTTCACCCGCCACGATGCCGCCACCGTCGGCATGCGCGACATCGCCCGCGCGGCCGGCTGCTCCCGTGCCACCCTGTACCGCTATTTCGACAGCCGGGAGGCCCTCCACACCGCCTATGTGCACCGGGAGGCCCGCCGGCTGTACCGGGAGCTGGGGCCGCGGCTCGCGGCGATCGGCGATCCGCAAAACAGGTTGATCGAGGGCATCCTCGCCGCACTGGACGCCGTTCGGGAGAACCCGGCGCTGTCGTCGTGGTTCGCCGCCGGGCACCGTCCGGTCGGCGCGGAACTGGCGGACCGCTCCGAGGTCATCCACGGCCTGGTGGCGGGTTTCCTGCGCTCGCAGGGTTTCGACGACGACGGGCGCCGGGCCCGGTGGCTGGTGCGGGTCATCGTGTCGCTGTTGCTGTTTCCGGGCCGCGACGAGGCCGAGGAACGCGCGCTGCTCGAGGACTTCGTGGTGCCCGCGGTGGCTCAGGCCACCGAATAG